The Salvia miltiorrhiza cultivar Shanhuang (shh) chromosome 1, IMPLAD_Smil_shh, whole genome shotgun sequence genome has a window encoding:
- the LOC131009487 gene encoding uncharacterized protein LOC131009487, producing MASSSQANVPYLRRDTIDQTEVAISTYYRDSHFPELVETLNVVGEQCNSNLLGRFRASCFGHFTDWRPGAKSNKALHQIVSRQIVSEENEMCFFLCGARVRFSPADYALVTGLNFGGSRFDATLQHDCSRVEAYRRFCGARSMTIQSLIKRVCDLDRRVDDEDGSLYLRAVLVCVAHTLVLGLDARVQPWLWVLVDDLAAFDRFPWGEKELPNFRQILKLFPISIINTTTANQQARYSSDTAKQKIPVAAVASELEGATLATLPNLRTAAAAAYSSRRLLSDSTAALEGLSSGRRQRSSSRR from the exons Atggcatcttcttcacag gcgAATGTCCCATATCTTCGTCGCGACACTATAGACCAGACGGAGGTTGCTATCAGCACCTACTATAGGGATTCACATTTTCCGGAGctggttgaaactttaaatgtggTCGGCGAACAGTGCAATTCAAATTTATTGGGAAGATTTAGAGCATCATGTTTTGGGCATTTCACTGATTGGAGGCCCGGCGCGAAGAGCAATAAAGCATTACACCAGATTGTATCGAGGCAGATTGTGTCAGAAGAAAATGAGATGTGCTTCTTTCTGTGCGGAGCACGAGTCAGATTTTCCCCTGCGGACTACGCATTAGTGACTGGGCTCAATTTCGGGGGATCGAGGTTCGATGCGACATTACAGCACGACTGCAGTCGCGTGGAGGCATACCGACGATTCTGCGGTGCGCGAAGCATGACCATACAGTCGCTCATCAAACGCGTGTGCGATTTGGATCGTCGAGTGGATGATGAGGATGGGAGCCTGTACCTTCGTGCTGTCCTCGTGTGTGTGGCTCACACCCTTGTTCTTGGGTTGGATGCGCGGGTACAGCCGTGGCTTTGGGTGTTGGTGGATGATCTGGCtgcatttgatagattcccctggg GAGAGAAAGAGCTGCCCAACTTCCGCCAAATCCTCAAG TTATTCCCCATCTCAATCATCAATaccacaacagccaaccaacaagCTAGATACTCAAG cGACACGGCGAAGCAGAAGATTCCAGTAGCAGCAGTGGCGTCGGAGCTCGAGGGAGCGACACTAGCGACTTTACCGAACCTTCGaacggcagcagcagcggcgtacTCTTCTCGCCGGTTGCTCAGTGACAGCACGGCGGCGCTGGAAGGCTTAAGCAGCGGGCGGCGGCAGCGCTCCTCCAGCAGGcgctga
- the LOC130990331 gene encoding alanine aminotransferase 2, mitochondrial-like isoform X3, whose amino-acid sequence MRKFAAEKSKNLLAHRKILAVGVRQPTASLISSPSQSLSHHNLLPHSSLLLRFLSTAAANTSAPSESMASDYSSTPVKIDSINPKVLECEYAVRGEIVNLAQKLQEDLKVNPDTHPFDEIIYCNIGNPQSLGQQPITFFREVLALCDHPAILDKAETQGIFSADSIERAFQILDQIPGRATGAYSHSQGIKGLRDTICAGIEARDGFPADPNDIFLTDGASPAVHMMMQLLIRSEDDGILCPIPQYPLYSASIALHGGSLVPYYLDEATGWGLEVSDVKKQLETARSKGINVRALVVINPGNPTGQVLAESNQQQIVDFCKNEGLVLLADEVYQENVYVPDKQFHSFKKVARSMGYGEKDISLVSFQSVSKGYYGECGKRGGYMEVTGFAPEIREQMYKLASVNLCSNISGQILASLVMNPPKVGDESYESYTAERDAILSSLARRAKVSPLS is encoded by the exons ATGCGGAAATTTGCAGCCGAAAAATCCAAAAATTTATTAGCCCACAGGAAAATCTTAGCTGTCGGTGTGCGGCAGCCCACCGCTTCACTCATCTCATCTCCATCTCAATCCCTTTCACATCATAACTTGCTGCCCCATTCGTCGCTTCTCTTGCGATTCCTGAGCACTGCTGCTGCGAATACCTCTGCCCCTTCTGAATCCATGGCTTCTGATTATTCCTCCACCCCTGTTAAGATTGATTCGATCAATCCTAAG GTTTTGGAGTGTGAGTATGCTGTCCGTGGTGAAATCGTGAACCTTGCTCAG AAATTACAAGAAGATTTGAAGGTCAACCCGGATACTCATCCTTTTGATGAG ATAATATACTGCAATATCGGAAATCCCCAATCTCTTGGCCAGCAGCCAATCACCTTTTTCAGAGAG GTTCTTGCTTTATGTGACCATCCTGCCATTTTGGATAAAGCTGAAACGCAGGGGATATTTAG TGCTGATTCCATAGAACGGGCGTTTCAGATACTCGATCAAATTCCTGGAAGAGCCACTGGCGCTTATAGCCACAGCCAG GGTATTAAAGGACTGCGCGACACAATATGCGCTGGCATCGAAGCTCGTGATGGATTCCCAGCTGATCCAAATGACATCTTCTTGACCGATGGCGCAAGCCCTGCG GTACATATGATGATGCAGCTGTTGATAAGATCGGAAGACGATGGCATCCTTTGTCCTATTCCGCAGTATCCTCTGTATTCCGCTTCGATTGCCCTGCATGGAGGCTCTCTT GTTCCCTATTATCTCGATGAGGCAACAGGATGGGGTTTGGAAGTGTCCGATGTTAAGAAACAGCTGGAAACTGCCAGATCGAAGGGCATCAATGTCAGGGCTTTAGTCGTTATAAATCCTGGCAATCCCACCGGGCAG GTTTTGGCCGAGAGCAACCAACAGCAAATCGTGGACTTCTGCAAGAATGAAGGACTTGTTCTTTTAGCAGATGAG GTATACCAAGAAAATGTATATGTGCCCGACAAGCAGTTTCACTCGTTCAAGAAAGTTGCACGGTCCATGGGTTACGGGGAGAAAGATATTTCCTTGGTGTCCTTCCAGTCTGTGTCGAAAG GTTACTATGGAGAATGTGGGAAACGAGGAGGTTACATGGAAGTCACTGGTTTCGCTCCTGAGATACGGGAGCAGATGTACAAACTAGCGTCGGTCAACCTCTGTTCTAACATATCCGGTCAGATTCTTGCGAGCCTCGTCATGAACCCGCCAAAG GTGGGAGATGAATCATATGAATCTTATACTGCGGAGAGAGATGCAATTTTATCCTCCCTAGCAAGACGGGCCAAGGTTAGCCCTTTGTCTTGA
- the LOC130990331 gene encoding alanine aminotransferase 2-like isoform X2, which translates to MRKFAAEKSKNLLAHRKILAVGVRQPTASLISSPSQSLSHHNLLPHSSLLLRFLSTAAANTSAPSESMASDYSSTPVKIDSINPKVLECEYAVRGEIVNLAQKLQEDLKVNPDTHPFDEIIYCNIGNPQSLGQQPITFFREVLALCDHPAILDKAETQGIFSADSIERAFQILDQIPGRATGAYSHSQGIKGLRDTICAGIEARDGFPADPNDIFLTDGASPAVHMMMQLLIRSEDDGILCPIPQYPLYSASIALHGGSLVPYYLDEATGWGLEVSDVKKQLETARSKGINVRALVVINPGNPTGQVLAESNQQQIVDFCKNEGLVLLADEVYQENVYVPDKQFHSFKKVARSMGYGEKDISLVSFQSVSKGYYGECGKRGGYMEVTGFAPEIREQMYKLASVNLCSNISGQILASLVMNPPKVGDESYESYTAERDAILSSLARRAKTLEDALNSLEGVTCNRAEGAMYLFPRINLPNKAIEAAKAVKTAPDAFYARCLLNATGVVVVPGSGFGQVSGTWHFRCTILPQEDRIPAIVCRLTEFHKAFMDKYRD; encoded by the exons ATGCGGAAATTTGCAGCCGAAAAATCCAAAAATTTATTAGCCCACAGGAAAATCTTAGCTGTCGGTGTGCGGCAGCCCACCGCTTCACTCATCTCATCTCCATCTCAATCCCTTTCACATCATAACTTGCTGCCCCATTCGTCGCTTCTCTTGCGATTCCTGAGCACTGCTGCTGCGAATACCTCTGCCCCTTCTGAATCCATGGCTTCTGATTATTCCTCCACCCCTGTTAAGATTGATTCGATCAATCCTAAG GTTTTGGAGTGTGAGTATGCTGTCCGTGGTGAAATCGTGAACCTTGCTCAG AAATTACAAGAAGATTTGAAGGTCAACCCGGATACTCATCCTTTTGATGAG ATAATATACTGCAATATCGGAAATCCCCAATCTCTTGGCCAGCAGCCAATCACCTTTTTCAGAGAG GTTCTTGCTTTATGTGACCATCCTGCCATTTTGGATAAAGCTGAAACGCAGGGGATATTTAG TGCTGATTCCATAGAACGGGCGTTTCAGATACTCGATCAAATTCCTGGAAGAGCCACTGGCGCTTATAGCCACAGCCAG GGTATTAAAGGACTGCGCGACACAATATGCGCTGGCATCGAAGCTCGTGATGGATTCCCAGCTGATCCAAATGACATCTTCTTGACCGATGGCGCAAGCCCTGCG GTACATATGATGATGCAGCTGTTGATAAGATCGGAAGACGATGGCATCCTTTGTCCTATTCCGCAGTATCCTCTGTATTCCGCTTCGATTGCCCTGCATGGAGGCTCTCTT GTTCCCTATTATCTCGATGAGGCAACAGGATGGGGTTTGGAAGTGTCCGATGTTAAGAAACAGCTGGAAACTGCCAGATCGAAGGGCATCAATGTCAGGGCTTTAGTCGTTATAAATCCTGGCAATCCCACCGGGCAG GTTTTGGCCGAGAGCAACCAACAGCAAATCGTGGACTTCTGCAAGAATGAAGGACTTGTTCTTTTAGCAGATGAG GTATACCAAGAAAATGTATATGTGCCCGACAAGCAGTTTCACTCGTTCAAGAAAGTTGCACGGTCCATGGGTTACGGGGAGAAAGATATTTCCTTGGTGTCCTTCCAGTCTGTGTCGAAAG GTTACTATGGAGAATGTGGGAAACGAGGAGGTTACATGGAAGTCACTGGTTTCGCTCCTGAGATACGGGAGCAGATGTACAAACTAGCGTCGGTCAACCTCTGTTCTAACATATCCGGTCAGATTCTTGCGAGCCTCGTCATGAACCCGCCAAAG GTGGGAGATGAATCATATGAATCTTATACTGCGGAGAGAGATGCAATTTTATCCTCCCTAGCAAGACGGGCCAAG ACTCTCGAAGATGCACTCAATAGTTTGGAAGGAGTAACCTGCAACAGGGCTGAAGGAGCAATGTATCTGTTCCCTCGCATCAACTTGCCAAACAAAGCAATCGAGGCTGCAAAAGCCGTAAAAACTGCCCCGGACGCATTCTATGCTCGTTGTCTCCTCAATGCCACAGGAGTAGTAGTCGTTCCTGGTTCTGGATTCGGACAG GTTTCCGGCACGTGGCATTTCAGGTGCACGATTTTGCCTCAAGAGGACAGAATTCCGGCCATTGTGTGTCGTCTCACGGAGTTCCACAAGGCGTTCATGGACAAGTATCGCGACTGA
- the LOC130990349 gene encoding proteasome subunit alpha type-5 — protein sequence MFLTRTEYDRGVNTFSPEGRLFQVEYAIEAIKLGSTAIGVKTKEGVVLAVEKRITSPLLEPSSVEKIMEIDEHIGCAMSGLIADARTLVEHARVETQNHRFSYGEPMTVESTTQALCDLALRFGEGDEESMSRPFGVSLLIAGHDENGPCLYYTDPSGTFWQCNAKAIGSGSEGADSSLQEQYNKELTLKEAETIALSILKQVMEEKVTANNVDIAKVSPKYHLYSPSEVEEVISRL from the exons ATGTTTCTCACAAG GACTGAGTATGATAGGGGAGTCAATACTTTCTCCCCTGAAGGAAGGTTGTTTCAGGTTGAATATGCCATTGAGGCGATTAAG TTGGGTTCAACTGCAATTGGTGTGAAGACTAAGGAGGGAGTTGTTCTTGCTGTCGAGAAGCGCATTACGTCACCGCTGTTG GAGCCTAGCAGTGTGGAGAAGATTATGGAAATTGATGAACATATAGGATGTGCCATGAGTGGCTTGATTGCTGATGCCCGCACACTGGTTGAACATGCACGAGTTGAAACTCAG AATCACAGGTTCTCGTATGGTGAGCCGATGACAGTTGAATCTACTACTCAAGCTCTCTGTGATCTTGCATTGCGATTTGGTGAAGGGGATGAAGAATCAATG TCGAGACCTTTTGGTGTATCTCTTCTCATTGCTGGTCATGATGAGAATGGCCCATGCTT GTACTACACAGACCCATCCGGCACTTTCTGGCAATGCAATGCAAAAGCCATCGGGTCAGGTTCGGAAGGCGCTGACAGCTCTTTGCAGGAGCAGTATAACAAG GAGCTGACCCTCAAAGAAGCTGAAACCATTGCTCTCTCCATTCTGAAGCAAGTCATGGAGGAGAAG GTTACGGCCAACAATGTCGATATTGCTAAGGTGTCACCAAAATACCATCTCTACTCGCCTTCTGAAGTTGAAGAAGTTATCAGTCGCCTATGA
- the LOC130990366 gene encoding uncharacterized protein LOC130990366: protein MKYKVQTADRSFKVDLEKKKCECRVFQLDQLPCSHSIAAISEAGDTIAEYVDSYYTNDFLIDTYSREVNNLPPRRQWLVPEHIAEQVVLPLIVKGQAGRPKEGRHRGGGEGTSTQADESSSIRRRKPKKCSICHEEGHSKRTCAGRATEPRE, encoded by the exons ATGAAGTATAAGGTGCAAACTGCTGACAGAAGCTTCAAGGTGGATCtagagaagaaaaaatgcgaATGTCGAGTATTTCAGCTAGACCAACTGCCCTGTTCTCATTCAATCGCTGCAATAAG tGAAGCCGGTGATACGATCGCGGAGTATGTAGACTCGTACTACACGAATGACTTTCTTATCGATACTTACTCTCGCGAAGTTAATAATCTCCCGCCGAGACGCCAGTGGTTGGTTCCCGAGCACATCGCTGAGCAGGTTGTATTACCTCTGATTGTAAAAGGTCAAGCGGGGCGCCCAAAAGAAGGTAGACATCGAGGTGGTGGTGAAGGCACCAGCACACAAGCCGATGAGTCTTCTAGTATCAGGCGTCGTAAACCAAAGAAGTGCAGCATCTGCCATGAAGAAGGACACAGCAAGAGAACGTGCGCTGGCAGGGCGACTGAGCCCAGGGAGTAG
- the LOC130990375 gene encoding uncharacterized protein LOC130990375, with protein MDLSSTKYLEPAALFSSQVGGAAMEGGNNGLCKGGVKNPFLDSFSDPLCKLNLKETSEFVKSFPVGNGGEGRGISEISVTRRNLEAPPTPGRPVFSFSNANFARKSFPSKWDDAEKWILGGSSCNDSPASNHGLFKSMYSRQCSGYKPHLGEIYAEKSRITEEKVSKVISTFQGLDHHHHHSRGGDVNGVALSATEDVHLKDKFPNELNPIIPMQEGFLFGNTFKKSMSEATEMAQEVKHRDIGTEMTPLGSSTTSRCPTPFKSTSPARHTTPANRSGPLAPASADTMDITQLQECHLAKLHLGTQFDSVTSNWSSREEEEEDVSKSLRHFEMSSECRKSVSESRSAGWQEEEKTKSCLRYQREEAKIQAWVNLQSAKAEAESRKLEVKVQKMRANLEEKLMKRMADVHRKAEEWRAEAQFQHSEQVRRVGQQAQKVMNRRKSNNSSSRFSGHKSCGCFPCNNHL; from the exons ATGGATCTCAGCAGCACCAAGTATTTAGAGCCTGCAGCCCTCTTTTCATCTCAAGTG GGAGGAGCAGCAATGGAGGGGGGGAATAATGGGTTGTGCAAAGGGGGTGTAAAGAACCCATTTTTGGATTCCTTTTCTGACCCTCTTTGCAAGCTGAATCTCAAGGAGACCTCAGAGTTTGTCAAGTCATTTCCTGTGGGGAATGGGGGAGAGGGCAGGGGCATTTCTGAGATTTCAGTCACAAGGAGGAATTTGGAGGCACCCCCCACTCCTGGGAGGCCTGTTTTCAGCTTTAGCAATGCAAATTTTGCAAGAAAAAGTTTTCCTTCAAAATGGGATGATGCTGAGAAATGGATTCTTGGTGGGAGTTCTTGCAATGACTCCCCTGCTAGTAATCATGGCTTGTTTAAGTCAATGTACTCCAGGCAATGCAGTGGGTACAAGCCCCACCTTGGTGAAATCTATGCTGAGAAATCAAGAATCACTGAGGAGAAAGTCTCAAAGGTGATTTCAACTTTTCAAGGGCTTGATCATCATCACCATCATAGCAGAGGTGGAGATGTAAATGGGGTTGCACTTTCAGCTACAGAAGATGTACATTTGAAAG ATAAATTCCCAAATGAATTGAATCCAATAATCCCAATGCAAGAAGGATTTCTATTTGGAAACACTTTCAAGAAATCAATGAGTGAAGCTACAGAAATGGCACAAGAAGTGAAGCACAGAGACATTGGCACAGAGATGACTCCTCTTGGCAGCTCCACCACCTCGAGGTGCCCGACTCCGTTCAAGAGTACGTCCCCGGCCCGCCACACCACGCCCGCCAACCGGTCTGGCCCGTTGGCCCCGGCCAGCGCAGACACCATGGACATAACTCAATTGCAGGAGTGCCATTTGGCAAAGCTGCATCTTGGCACACAGTTTGATTCTGTCACGTCAAATTGGAGCTCGagggaagaggaagaggaggacgTGTCGAAGAGCTTGAGGCACTTCGAGATGAGCAGCGAGTGCAGGAAGAGTGTCTCGGAGTCGAGGAGTGCTGGTTGGCAGGAAGAGGAGAAGACCAAGAGCTGCCTAAG GTATCAAAGAGAAGAAGCAAAGATTCAAGCTTGGGTGAATCTACAAAGTGCAAAAGCAGAAGCTGAATCAAGAAAGCTAGAG GTGAAGGTACAGAAAATGAGGGCGAATCTCGAGGAGAAGCTGATGAAGAGGATGGCCGACGTTCACAGGAAGGCCGAGGAGTGGAGGGCGGAGGCGCAGTTTCAGCACTCGGAGCAAGTTCGGAGAGTCGGGCAGCAGGCACAGAAGGTGATGAACAGAAGGAAGAGCAACAACAGCAGCTCCCGTTTCTCAGGGCACAAGTCTTGTGGCTGCTTCCCTTGTAATAACCATCTAtag
- the LOC130990359 gene encoding uncharacterized protein LOC130990359: MLCHYTRETGKGEKYHFYGPSWALYVWALERVPGFGHMVAASSGDPTAHPRCLRWTFRGKPKLHGLRDLFEGQGGVMPLDPDADDLSSHYFISALTPGELSVSFRPPDNPLARGVQFPQGTGARVVEERGDEEDVPRQPRTTRSHSVRGPVRDARQHEPARHSVDPGSRPVRDARPHEPARHSVDPGKRPAPHTSSSSSGSRTVSSPSEGEVDRKWVKKTIRQEIKKAFGKFVEKLKSKGKKDRCKKSKHFRVPDSPDDDDQRRSPDPPQPRSPPQRRSPPPSASGPDASGPSVSRSCDDDPRGEEPRHPETQDYDEQWRAMNQSVQGDYTPAEQTFDWSTQVYPHWSSPFLKPQYRTETPIFFAEPLTSIAPHEWGQSSSAGQAQTEEPEPQAEQPQVLLLQHLEPEPQAEQPPAEQPPAEPPRRSQRVRRPSNYQRSPWVNSQMPRPVTQVCSDHYEKWMARCREGRGREIYVKASGGLREYDDFARVDNVSQEFTTGDIDLYFLSLRNRLRASADLLDDVDMNNTIILDTDWFIYLQGEWDALLEKWAASEFTPEEYHILTHGAIADGWQPRIDWLCQIRGKAVKGQELPPGHIGWMDATQVLMPVIIGHHFVLCRIRLGELVCEVYDPVFHKLSPRQQDGRVGELLPLLRLLPIVLQLARWLDDTSIDSTVAKEKYPLMTAVFAPAEVQFHQQDSVSCGPFVCMYAERLISGSPSIEWGNHNVAAYRAKIARSIFSLCETRTHRITRLGFA; encoded by the exons ATGTTATGCCATTATACGAGAGAGACAGGAAAGGGCGagaagtatcacttctacggtccttcgtgggctttatatgTCTGGGCATTGGAGCGCGTCCCGGGCTTCGGACACATGGTCGCCGCATCTAGCGGTGATCCGACAGCGCACCCTCGGTGTTTGAGATGGACTTTCAGGGGTAAGCCGAAGCTTCACGGTCTGCGCGATCTATTCGAGGGACAG GGTGGTGTCATGCCCCTGGACCCCGATGCTGACGATCTGTCGAGTCACTACTTCATATCAGCGCTGACACCGGGCGAACTCTCGGTGAGCTTCAGGCCCCCCGACAACCCATTAGCTCGGGGTGTCCAATTTCCACAGGGCACCGGAGCCCGTGTTGTGGAGGAGCGCGGGGACGAGGAGGATGTACCTAGACAGCCTCGTACGACTCGCAGTCACAGTGTCCGGggccctgtgagggatgctcgacagcacgagccggctcgtcattcagtagatccgggctcgcgccctgtgagggatgctcgaccccacgagccggctcgtcattcagtAGATCCGGGCAAGCGCCCAGCGCCGCATACTTCTTCATCGTCGAGCGGATCTCGGACTGTGTCCAGTCCCAGCGAGGGTGAGGTGGATCGTAAGTGGGTGAAGAAGACGATCCGTCAGGAGATTAAGAAGGCCTTCGGCAAATTCGTGGAGAAACTGAAGAGCAAGGGTAAAAAGGATAGGTGCAAGAAGAGCAAACATTTCCGAGTGCCCGACTCCCCTGATGATGATGACCAGCGACGGTCCCCTGATCCTCCACAGCCACGGTCTCCTCCACAGCGACGGTCTCCTCCACCCAGTGCTTCAGGGCCCGACGCTTCAGGGCCAAGCGTTTCACGTTCCTGCGACGACGACCCCCGCGGTGAGGAACCACGCCATCCAGAGACCCAGGATTACGACGAGCAGTGGCGGGCCATGAATCAGTCTGTTCAGGGCGACTACACACCGGCGGAGCAGACTTTTGACTGGTCGACCCAGGTCTACCCTCATTGGTCTTCCCCATTCCTGAAGCCGCAGTATAGAACAGAGACCCCGATATTCTTTGCTGAACCgctcacttctattgcaccacaTGAGTGGGGACAGTCCAGTTCGGCAGGACAGGCTCAGACGGAGGAGCCTGAGCCACAGGCAGAGCAGCCACAGGTACTGCTGCTGCAGCACCTAGAGCCTGAGCCACAGGCAGAGCAGCCGCCGGCAGAGCAGCCGCCAGCAGAGCCCCCGCGTCGCAGTCAGAGGGTGAGGCGTCCGTCTAACTATCAGCGATCGccttgggttaatagccaaatgCCACGTCCAGTGACACAAGTCTGCAGTGACCATTATGAGAAGTGGATGGCTAGGTGTCGAGAGGGTAGGGGTCGTGAGATTTATGTCAAGGCAAGTGGTGGTTTGCGGGAGTACGACGACTTCGCGCGGGTGGATAATGTCAGCCAGGAATTCACAACTGGG GATATTGACTTGTATTTCTTAAGCTTGAGAAATAGACTTCGAGCTTCAGCAGATTTACTGGATGACGTAGATATGAATAACACAATCATATTAGACACGGATTGGTTT ATATACCTCCAGGGCGAGTGGGACGCTCTATTGGAGAAGTGGGCAGCCAGTGAGTTTACTCCAGAGGAGTATCATATATTGACGCATGGAGCAATAGCTGATGGTTGGCAGCCCCGGATAGACTGGCTCTGCCAAATACGTGGAAAAGCCGTTAAGGGCCAAGAACTTCCTCCTGGTCATATAGGATGGATGGATGCCACACAG GTTCTCATGCCAGTCATAATTGGCCACCATTTTGTCCTATGTCGGATCCGGTTAGGAGAATTGGTTTGCGAGGTCTATGACCCAGTATTCCACAAGCTATCACCTCGACAGCAGGATGGTCGAGTTGGTGAACTACTGCCTTTACTGAGATTGTTGCCAATTGTCCTTCAGTTGGCGAGGTGGCTAGACGACACATCCATTGATTCGACAGTGGCAAAGGAGAAGTACCCACTTATGACGGCGGTGTTTGCTCCAGCGGAGGTTCAGTTTCACCAGCAGGACTCTGTCAGCTGCGGGCCTTTCGTCTGCATGTATGCAGAACGACTGATATCTGGCTCTCCATCCATTGAGTGGGGTAACCACAACGTGGCGGCATACAGGGCCAAGATTGCTAGATCTATATTTTCGTTGTGTGAAactaggacacatcgtatcacTAGACTTGGTTTTGCATAG
- the LOC130990331 gene encoding alanine aminotransferase 2-like isoform X1: protein MRKFAAEKSKNLLAHRKILAVGVRQPTASLISSPSQSLSHHNLLPHSSLLLRFLSTAAANTSAPSESMASDYSSTPVKIDSINPKVLECEYAVRGEIVNLAQKLQEDLKVNPDTHPFDEIIYCNIGNPQSLGQQPITFFREVLALCDHPAILDKAETQGIFSADSIERAFQILDQIPGRATGAYSHSQGIKGLRDTICAGIEARDGFPADPNDIFLTDGASPAVFTKPYLSITVQTKFDITTFVFFFQVHMMMQLLIRSEDDGILCPIPQYPLYSASIALHGGSLVPYYLDEATGWGLEVSDVKKQLETARSKGINVRALVVINPGNPTGQVLAESNQQQIVDFCKNEGLVLLADEVYQENVYVPDKQFHSFKKVARSMGYGEKDISLVSFQSVSKGYYGECGKRGGYMEVTGFAPEIREQMYKLASVNLCSNISGQILASLVMNPPKVGDESYESYTAERDAILSSLARRAKTLEDALNSLEGVTCNRAEGAMYLFPRINLPNKAIEAAKAVKTAPDAFYARCLLNATGVVVVPGSGFGQVSGTWHFRCTILPQEDRIPAIVCRLTEFHKAFMDKYRD, encoded by the exons ATGCGGAAATTTGCAGCCGAAAAATCCAAAAATTTATTAGCCCACAGGAAAATCTTAGCTGTCGGTGTGCGGCAGCCCACCGCTTCACTCATCTCATCTCCATCTCAATCCCTTTCACATCATAACTTGCTGCCCCATTCGTCGCTTCTCTTGCGATTCCTGAGCACTGCTGCTGCGAATACCTCTGCCCCTTCTGAATCCATGGCTTCTGATTATTCCTCCACCCCTGTTAAGATTGATTCGATCAATCCTAAG GTTTTGGAGTGTGAGTATGCTGTCCGTGGTGAAATCGTGAACCTTGCTCAG AAATTACAAGAAGATTTGAAGGTCAACCCGGATACTCATCCTTTTGATGAG ATAATATACTGCAATATCGGAAATCCCCAATCTCTTGGCCAGCAGCCAATCACCTTTTTCAGAGAG GTTCTTGCTTTATGTGACCATCCTGCCATTTTGGATAAAGCTGAAACGCAGGGGATATTTAG TGCTGATTCCATAGAACGGGCGTTTCAGATACTCGATCAAATTCCTGGAAGAGCCACTGGCGCTTATAGCCACAGCCAG GGTATTAAAGGACTGCGCGACACAATATGCGCTGGCATCGAAGCTCGTGATGGATTCCCAGCTGATCCAAATGACATCTTCTTGACCGATGGCGCAAGCCCTGCGGTATTCACAAAGCCTTATTTATCTATCACAGTTCAGACGAAATTCGATATAACAACGTTTGTGTTCTTTTTTCAGGTACATATGATGATGCAGCTGTTGATAAGATCGGAAGACGATGGCATCCTTTGTCCTATTCCGCAGTATCCTCTGTATTCCGCTTCGATTGCCCTGCATGGAGGCTCTCTT GTTCCCTATTATCTCGATGAGGCAACAGGATGGGGTTTGGAAGTGTCCGATGTTAAGAAACAGCTGGAAACTGCCAGATCGAAGGGCATCAATGTCAGGGCTTTAGTCGTTATAAATCCTGGCAATCCCACCGGGCAG GTTTTGGCCGAGAGCAACCAACAGCAAATCGTGGACTTCTGCAAGAATGAAGGACTTGTTCTTTTAGCAGATGAG GTATACCAAGAAAATGTATATGTGCCCGACAAGCAGTTTCACTCGTTCAAGAAAGTTGCACGGTCCATGGGTTACGGGGAGAAAGATATTTCCTTGGTGTCCTTCCAGTCTGTGTCGAAAG GTTACTATGGAGAATGTGGGAAACGAGGAGGTTACATGGAAGTCACTGGTTTCGCTCCTGAGATACGGGAGCAGATGTACAAACTAGCGTCGGTCAACCTCTGTTCTAACATATCCGGTCAGATTCTTGCGAGCCTCGTCATGAACCCGCCAAAG GTGGGAGATGAATCATATGAATCTTATACTGCGGAGAGAGATGCAATTTTATCCTCCCTAGCAAGACGGGCCAAG ACTCTCGAAGATGCACTCAATAGTTTGGAAGGAGTAACCTGCAACAGGGCTGAAGGAGCAATGTATCTGTTCCCTCGCATCAACTTGCCAAACAAAGCAATCGAGGCTGCAAAAGCCGTAAAAACTGCCCCGGACGCATTCTATGCTCGTTGTCTCCTCAATGCCACAGGAGTAGTAGTCGTTCCTGGTTCTGGATTCGGACAG GTTTCCGGCACGTGGCATTTCAGGTGCACGATTTTGCCTCAAGAGGACAGAATTCCGGCCATTGTGTGTCGTCTCACGGAGTTCCACAAGGCGTTCATGGACAAGTATCGCGACTGA